A window of the Virgibacillus pantothenticus genome harbors these coding sequences:
- a CDS encoding ORF6N domain-containing protein: protein MNLQVIEQNNQRVLTTAQLAENYGTDNKTISNNFNRNKGRYQEGKHFICLIGDDLRAFRANHQFDELPSNLNKLYLWTEKGAWLHAKSLNTDQAWDAYEMLVDDYYRVKEQELDVSMLSPELRALINLEKKQLEQDKRIEVVEQNQDNIKELLSLNPTEWRKKVNKIINAIARVRGGFESYKDVRNETYEMLEERGKCRLSIRLINKKSEMALNGASKSKIDKVNKMDVIADDARLTEIYLAIVKEFAIKYGIKLD, encoded by the coding sequence ATGAATTTACAAGTAATTGAACAAAACAATCAAAGAGTTTTAACTACTGCACAGCTAGCGGAGAATTACGGAACGGATAATAAAACTATTTCAAATAACTTTAATCGAAATAAAGGTCGCTACCAAGAAGGAAAACATTTTATTTGCTTAATAGGTGATGATTTAAGAGCGTTTAGAGCGAATCATCAATTTGATGAATTGCCATCTAACCTAAATAAACTATACCTATGGACAGAAAAAGGCGCATGGCTACATGCTAAATCATTAAATACCGATCAAGCTTGGGATGCTTACGAAATGTTGGTAGATGATTACTACCGAGTAAAAGAGCAAGAACTAGATGTATCCATGCTAAGCCCTGAATTACGTGCATTAATTAATCTTGAAAAAAAGCAATTGGAACAAGATAAACGCATTGAAGTTGTTGAACAAAACCAAGATAACATCAAGGAATTATTAAGCCTTAATCCCACAGAATGGAGAAAGAAAGTTAATAAGATCATTAATGCTATTGCAAGAGTAAGAGGGGGGTTTGAATCTTATAAAGACGTAAGAAACGAAACCTACGAGATGCTTGAAGAAAGAGGGAAGTGCCGTTTGTCTATCAGACTTATAAACAAGAAATCAGAAATGGCTTTAAACGGTGCTTCTAAGTCGAAGATTGACAAGGTGAATAAGATGGATGTCATTGCAGATGATGCTAGATTAACAGAAATTTACCTAGCTATTGTGAAAGAATTTGCTATTAAGTATGGCATTAAATTGGATTAA
- a CDS encoding host-nuclease inhibitor Gam family protein codes for MNEFAEKFNEFQENQEQQPFVIDDDSKADWALRKIKLAQAKKEELSNFVQSEMDKLEAYQAQEQKKLDDDIDRLQGMLSTYALQKRENDPKFKSQSLPNGRIRFVKQQPKYHYEDDMLLESLKKLERSDLIKVKEAPNKEALKKEFIPHDGKLIDPETGEVLEGVTIEEREETFKVEVNK; via the coding sequence ATGAATGAATTCGCAGAGAAATTTAATGAATTTCAAGAAAATCAAGAACAGCAACCTTTTGTAATAGATGATGACAGCAAAGCAGACTGGGCATTACGTAAAATCAAGCTAGCGCAAGCTAAAAAAGAAGAACTTAGCAACTTTGTGCAGTCCGAAATGGACAAGTTAGAAGCATATCAAGCACAAGAGCAAAAAAAGCTTGATGACGATATAGACAGGCTTCAGGGTATGTTATCTACCTATGCACTACAAAAGCGTGAGAATGACCCTAAATTTAAATCGCAGAGCCTACCCAATGGTCGTATAAGGTTCGTCAAACAACAACCAAAATACCACTATGAAGATGATATGTTACTAGAATCTCTTAAAAAGTTAGAACGTTCTGACTTAATTAAGGTGAAGGAAGCACCTAATAAGGAAGCATTAAAAAAAGAATTTATTCCGCATGATGGAAAGCTTATCGATCCCGAAACAGGCGAAGTATTAGAAGGCGTAACGATTGAGGAAAGGGAAGAAACTTTCAAGGTAGAGGTGAATAAGTGA
- a CDS encoding ERF family protein, protein MIFSKLNNEIAQAFSKAWAELENPKHNTTVKVNTKSGGSYTFEYTDLGGIFDEAKRVFKENEISIMQNASTREINGNLMISVETMLLHSSGQWIKSDPLQMPCSTNMQDMGGQITYMKRYSLSALIGIATEKDDDANGAVGNEYKMTNKGNKASDKQLDFVKKLLEGKVNEKNDFNTLYSYLKQSMDTDVDMENWTSQQASQAIKILKGGNTQ, encoded by the coding sequence ATGATCTTTTCTAAATTAAATAATGAAATTGCACAGGCTTTTAGTAAGGCTTGGGCAGAACTAGAAAACCCTAAACATAATACAACGGTGAAAGTAAACACCAAAAGTGGTGGCAGTTACACCTTTGAATATACAGACTTAGGCGGAATATTTGATGAAGCCAAAAGAGTATTTAAAGAAAATGAAATATCCATTATGCAAAACGCTAGTACAAGGGAAATAAACGGTAATTTGATGATCTCCGTCGAAACAATGTTATTGCATTCGAGTGGTCAATGGATTAAATCAGATCCTTTGCAAATGCCTTGTAGTACCAATATGCAAGACATGGGCGGACAAATAACTTATATGAAGCGTTATTCTTTATCGGCGTTAATCGGTATAGCAACGGAAAAAGATGATGATGCAAACGGCGCCGTTGGTAATGAGTATAAAATGACCAACAAAGGCAATAAAGCAAGCGATAAACAACTAGACTTCGTTAAAAAATTACTAGAAGGAAAGGTAAATGAAAAAAATGATTTTAATACTCTTTATAGCTATCTAAAACAATCCATGGACACCGATGTGGACATGGAGAATTGGACAAGCCAACAAGCTAGTCAAGCTATCAAGATATTAAAAGGCGGTAACACTCAATGA
- a CDS encoding HNH endonuclease, with the protein MIYPVPKPRHKRRVPKQKDRTKITNKVRREVLKRSGGKCERCGRSSAYAFEMAHLQQASHGGLGNDPANIVLLCGPSVNTGTCHNFTDYTAEGRAWRKKKHEELKRYYGK; encoded by the coding sequence ATGATCTATCCAGTACCTAAGCCAAGACATAAACGCAGAGTACCAAAGCAAAAAGACCGTACTAAAATTACAAACAAGGTGCGTAGAGAGGTTTTAAAACGTAGTGGGGGTAAATGTGAGCGTTGCGGTAGATCAAGCGCCTATGCCTTTGAAATGGCTCATTTACAACAGGCTAGCCATGGTGGACTCGGAAATGACCCAGCTAATATAGTCCTTTTATGTGGACCATCTGTAAATACTGGCACATGTCATAACTTTACCGATTACACGGCAGAGGGCAGGGCATGGCGCAAGAAAAAACACGAGGAATTGAAGCGATACTATGGCAAATGA
- a CDS encoding DnaD domain-containing protein: MAKFRMVHTEFWNDPRVVEEMTPEDKYFFLYLLTNANTTQIGIYQITKKQMAFDTGHSIESINALLDRFINHHKIINYDPATRELAIKNWGKYNFLRGGKPMLDCVTKELKEVKNKDLIPIVGERVEKPEIKALYDTYTLRTTIRGQEEEQEEEQEEEKEEEKEQQQEKDVSVIIQFWDDNGFGFNNMHAKQQLLSWLDDSNFKNPSEMILKALGIAAEMNKRRLNYVEGILKNWQNESLLTAEEVDQREANRNKSEPSNNYDPSKDRF, from the coding sequence ATGGCTAAATTCAGAATGGTTCACACAGAGTTCTGGAATGACCCAAGAGTGGTAGAGGAAATGACGCCAGAAGATAAATATTTCTTTCTCTATCTTTTGACTAACGCGAATACAACACAGATAGGGATTTATCAAATAACTAAAAAGCAAATGGCTTTTGATACAGGGCATTCAATCGAGAGTATAAACGCCCTATTAGATAGGTTTATCAATCACCACAAAATAATTAATTACGATCCAGCAACAAGAGAATTAGCTATTAAAAACTGGGGTAAATACAATTTTTTAAGAGGCGGTAAGCCAATGTTGGATTGCGTAACCAAGGAATTAAAAGAGGTTAAAAATAAAGATTTAATCCCAATTGTTGGAGAAAGGGTAGAAAAGCCGGAAATAAAGGCTTTATACGATACGTATACGTTACGTACCACGATACGTGGACAAGAAGAAGAACAAGAAGAAGAACAAGAAGAAGAAAAAGAAGAAGAAAAAGAACAACAACAAGAAAAAGACGTGAGTGTGATTATCCAATTTTGGGACGATAACGGATTTGGGTTTAATAACATGCATGCAAAACAACAGTTGTTGTCGTGGTTAGATGATTCTAATTTTAAAAATCCTAGTGAAATGATCTTGAAAGCATTAGGTATAGCTGCAGAAATGAATAAACGAAGACTCAACTATGTTGAGGGAATTCTAAAAAATTGGCAGAATGAATCATTGCTTACTGCTGAGGAAGTAGACCAAAGAGAAGCAAATCGTAATAAGAGTGAACCAAGTAATAATTATGACCCAAGCAAAGACAGGTTTTAG
- a CDS encoding ATP-binding protein, which translates to MESIQNLINTMEQVGEEQCKECGRVYKLYKTPVGVAGGCKPCEDKKFKAKLNLPTVEDYRESKERNFILSFERVSTDLQKATVKSYKPVTDSQKEAKQAAIDFITQFDGKHSLALSGTPGLGKSHLAYAICKAIRKQGYKTLFIKSTDLLEKIRGTYSGNGLAEEDIFNMIYNLDLLALDDIGSEYVKKDEQGHESWASDVLYKVMDLRLEKSTICTTNYTESELEAKYGKNGVRITDRMMDMAKGIRLIGDSYRKKERF; encoded by the coding sequence GTGGAATCTATCCAAAATCTGATTAATACGATGGAACAAGTCGGAGAAGAACAATGTAAAGAGTGTGGCAGAGTTTACAAGTTATATAAAACGCCCGTAGGAGTTGCGGGCGGTTGTAAACCATGTGAGGACAAGAAGTTTAAAGCTAAATTGAATTTGCCCACTGTTGAGGATTACAGAGAGAGCAAGGAGAGGAACTTTATTCTAAGTTTCGAACGAGTATCAACTGATTTACAAAAAGCAACTGTCAAATCTTATAAGCCTGTTACAGATTCCCAAAAAGAAGCGAAACAAGCCGCCATTGACTTTATCACTCAATTTGATGGAAAACACTCATTAGCTTTAAGTGGAACACCAGGATTAGGAAAAAGTCATCTCGCTTATGCAATATGTAAGGCAATTAGAAAACAAGGCTATAAAACATTATTTATCAAAAGTACGGACTTGCTAGAAAAGATACGTGGAACATACAGCGGAAACGGATTGGCGGAAGAAGATATATTCAATATGATTTACAATTTGGATTTATTAGCACTTGATGACATCGGGAGTGAATACGTCAAAAAAGATGAACAAGGTCATGAATCGTGGGCATCCGATGTTTTATACAAAGTAATGGATTTGAGGCTTGAAAAATCTACTATATGCACCACGAATTACACGGAAAGTGAACTGGAAGCCAAATATGGAAAAAACGGCGTAAGAATCACTGATCGAATGATGGATATGGCAAAAGGAATCAGATTAATAGGTGATAGCTACCGTAAAAAGGAGAGGTTTTGA
- a CDS encoding YopX family protein translates to MREIKFRAWDKYKEQMIPNVETGVYQDPDEIIFFGTVLGLNRFDVMQYTGLKDKNGKEIYEGDKYHMGDPNITYTVVWHDAGFIGKQNGGSSYAGLTHWQERIEVVGNIYEGDN, encoded by the coding sequence ATGAGAGAAATTAAGTTTAGAGCTTGGGATAAATATAAAGAGCAAATGATTCCGAATGTCGAAACGGGAGTGTATCAAGATCCAGACGAAATTATTTTTTTCGGCACTGTATTAGGCTTAAACAGGTTTGATGTCATGCAATACACAGGCTTAAAAGATAAAAATGGCAAGGAGATATATGAGGGTGATAAATATCATATGGGTGACCCTAACATCACTTATACGGTTGTGTGGCATGATGCGGGTTTCATAGGCAAACAAAATGGCGGCAGTAGCTATGCAGGACTGACGCATTGGCAAGAACGAATAGAAGTAGTAGGAAACATTTATGAAGGTGATAACTAA
- a CDS encoding MazG-like family protein, which translates to MNPTNNLNELTIQIKQWAVDKGLDEAQPEKQMLKLVEEVGELAQGLAKGNLDQVIDSIGDVYVVLTILSMQMDLDIKDCIAAAYAEISDRKGKMIDGVFIKQEDL; encoded by the coding sequence ATGAATCCAACCAATAATTTAAACGAATTAACAATACAAATTAAACAATGGGCAGTAGATAAAGGATTAGATGAAGCACAACCGGAAAAGCAAATGTTAAAGCTTGTGGAAGAAGTAGGAGAACTAGCGCAAGGATTAGCAAAAGGTAATTTAGATCAAGTTATTGATTCAATCGGCGATGTATATGTTGTTTTAACGATCTTATCCATGCAAATGGATTTAGATATAAAGGATTGTATCGCTGCAGCTTATGCAGAAATAAGCGACCGCAAAGGCAAGATGATAGATGGTGTATTTATAAAACAAGAAGACTTATAA
- a CDS encoding nucleotide modification associated domain-containing protein has translation MVKIPDLTNEFAKLSALKRLSNFKLTGVRGHIPKASHESICKELNNIYKAKNADYGNSFAESYKEWGITSAVVRMDDKMRRLKQLVKYDAKVKSESIEDTLLDLANYSIMALMELRREGNNND, from the coding sequence ATGGTAAAAATACCAGACCTTACAAACGAATTTGCTAAATTAAGTGCTTTAAAAAGATTATCTAATTTTAAATTGACAGGTGTTAGAGGACACATTCCTAAAGCTAGCCACGAATCCATTTGCAAAGAATTAAACAATATATATAAAGCTAAAAATGCGGACTACGGCAATAGCTTTGCTGAATCATATAAAGAATGGGGCATTACATCTGCTGTTGTCCGTATGGATGATAAGATGCGTAGATTAAAACAATTGGTTAAATACGATGCAAAAGTAAAAAGCGAATCAATTGAGGACACTCTATTAGATTTAGCAAATTACAGCATTATGGCATTGATGGAATTGAGAAGGGAAGGTAATAACAATGACTAA
- a CDS encoding Holliday junction resolvase, with the protein MIKLTIPGDMPDFNNIIKVSKSHPMAYANLKKQYTDLTMLYARNLPFIDKANLNFIWYCKNKRKDKDNIMTGQKFIIDGLVKAGVLKNDGWAQIGDLNHSFEVDKYNPRIEVILEEIA; encoded by the coding sequence ATGATTAAACTAACCATACCAGGAGACATGCCAGACTTTAATAACATTATCAAAGTAAGTAAATCCCATCCTATGGCATACGCGAACCTAAAGAAGCAATATACAGACTTAACCATGCTTTACGCTCGCAATTTACCATTTATAGATAAAGCAAACTTAAATTTTATATGGTACTGCAAAAACAAGCGTAAGGACAAAGACAACATCATGACTGGTCAAAAATTTATCATAGACGGCTTAGTCAAAGCTGGAGTATTAAAAAATGACGGATGGGCGCAGATAGGAGATTTAAATCATAGCTTTGAGGTGGATAAATATAATCCGAGGATTGAGGTCATATTGGAGGAAATAGCATGA
- a CDS encoding transcriptional regulator, with the protein MTKVAKPKKTTFKHAEAEWFNYHNTLKEIARLRESIMNPFDDDPEDPTIVKGANSVRMPGDPTQRMATRLATHKRLEHLSEVTKAIEQVYNALPDNYKELARLRYWNKNNKLTWEGIAMRLSISERHARRQRNEIIQATLDVLGWR; encoded by the coding sequence ATGACAAAGGTAGCAAAACCAAAGAAAACTACTTTTAAACACGCTGAGGCAGAATGGTTTAATTATCATAACACCTTAAAAGAGATTGCGAGGCTGAGGGAATCAATCATGAACCCTTTTGATGATGATCCAGAAGATCCAACAATTGTTAAAGGTGCTAACTCCGTTAGAATGCCGGGGGATCCAACTCAAAGAATGGCTACAAGGTTAGCTACACATAAAAGGCTGGAACATTTATCGGAAGTAACAAAAGCTATTGAACAGGTGTATAATGCCTTGCCAGATAATTACAAAGAATTAGCCAGATTGAGATATTGGAACAAGAACAATAAATTAACATGGGAAGGTATAGCTATGAGATTAAGCATCAGCGAGAGACATGCGAGAAGACAGAGGAACGAAATTATACAAGCTACTTTGGATGTGTTGGGATGGAGGTAA
- a CDS encoding terminase small subunit, whose translation MRKKMTPRQQKFADEYIITGNATESAVKAGYSKKYANTNANKLLQNTTIRKYIDERLEELKSQAIADQQEVLEYLTAVLRGKAKGTELVGTGGGEQEVKMISPSIEAKTKAAELLGKRYALWTEKQQIEDITPVFIEDVPEND comes from the coding sequence ATGAGGAAGAAGATGACGCCAAGACAACAAAAGTTTGCTGATGAATATATAATTACGGGCAATGCCACAGAATCGGCTGTTAAAGCTGGTTACAGTAAGAAATACGCTAACACAAACGCTAACAAGCTACTACAAAATACTACAATTAGAAAATACATCGACGAAAGGCTAGAGGAATTAAAAAGCCAAGCCATCGCCGATCAGCAAGAAGTGTTAGAATATCTAACTGCCGTATTACGAGGTAAAGCAAAAGGAACAGAATTAGTGGGGACGGGCGGTGGTGAACAAGAGGTTAAAATGATATCGCCGAGCATAGAAGCCAAAACGAAAGCCGCTGAATTACTTGGGAAGCGTTATGCTCTTTGGACGGAAAAACAGCAAATTGAAGATATAACACCAGTGTTTATTGAGGATGTGCCAGAAAATGACTAA
- a CDS encoding PBSX family phage terminase large subunit, which produces MTNLSVSQIIGGGYNEFWHNKDFYRVVKGSRGSKKSKTTALNLVYRIMKYKWANILVVRRYSYTNKQSTYTDMKWAINRLGVGGLFKFNESLPEITYMPTGQKILFRGLDNPLKITSITVDVGILSWVWFEEAYELEDVNAMDTVIESIRGSYDSPDFFKQITITFNPWHEGHFLKREFFDEKTKRNNTFSTTTTFRVNEWLDETDRKRMEDLYRTNPKRARIVCDGDWGVSEGLVFENYKVKDFDVIEKVKEIKETTHGMDFGFTHDPTTLISSVVDLDNKNLWLYQEHYETAMKTDDIFNMLRDKSLLNAQLTGDSAEPRLISELRTKGVKRLHGSRKGKDSILHGIQFLQGFNIYIHPSLKNTIEEFNTYTWKQDKNGKWLNEPIDENNHIIDALRYSVEKYHLGKRKDVNKTIEAIKHLGL; this is translated from the coding sequence ATGACTAACTTGTCCGTTTCTCAAATTATTGGCGGTGGATACAACGAATTTTGGCACAACAAAGACTTTTATCGAGTTGTCAAAGGTTCACGCGGTAGTAAAAAATCAAAAACTACCGCACTTAATTTAGTGTACAGGATAATGAAATACAAATGGGCTAATATCCTTGTGGTAAGGCGTTATTCTTATACAAATAAACAATCAACATATACAGATATGAAATGGGCTATCAATCGTTTAGGGGTTGGCGGCCTTTTTAAATTTAACGAATCGTTACCAGAAATAACGTATATGCCAACAGGTCAAAAGATTTTATTTAGAGGTTTAGATAACCCTCTAAAAATCACATCAATAACAGTAGATGTTGGCATCCTCTCGTGGGTTTGGTTTGAAGAAGCTTACGAATTAGAAGATGTCAATGCTATGGACACAGTTATCGAGTCTATTCGTGGTAGTTATGACAGTCCGGACTTTTTCAAACAAATAACAATTACATTTAACCCATGGCATGAAGGTCATTTCCTCAAAAGAGAGTTTTTCGACGAAAAAACAAAGCGAAATAATACATTTTCTACAACCACAACTTTTAGAGTAAATGAATGGCTGGACGAAACAGACCGAAAGCGTATGGAAGATTTATATAGGACTAATCCTAAACGAGCGAGGATTGTTTGTGATGGTGATTGGGGAGTTTCAGAAGGTTTAGTATTTGAAAATTACAAGGTAAAAGATTTTGACGTAATCGAAAAAGTTAAAGAAATCAAAGAAACAACTCACGGTATGGACTTTGGATTTACTCACGATCCAACCACGTTAATTAGTAGCGTTGTTGATTTAGATAATAAAAACTTATGGCTATACCAAGAACATTATGAAACAGCCATGAAAACAGACGACATTTTCAATATGTTGCGAGATAAAAGCTTATTAAATGCCCAATTAACAGGAGATAGCGCAGAACCTAGGCTTATATCGGAGTTGAGGACAAAAGGTGTCAAAAGGTTGCATGGATCGAGAAAAGGAAAAGATTCCATCTTGCATGGTATCCAATTCCTGCAAGGTTTTAATATATATATTCATCCGTCGCTTAAAAATACGATAGAAGAATTTAACACTTACACATGGAAACAAGATAAAAACGGTAAGTGGTTAAATGAACCGATAGATGAAAATAACCACATTATAGATGCGTTGCGCTATAGCGTAGAGAAGTATCATTTAGGTAAAAGAAAAGACGTTAACAAAACCATAGAAGCAATTAAACACCTTGGATTGTAA
- a CDS encoding phage portal protein, with protein sequence MNGFETDTNRTTTTTRFPDNANKHLTYENLEKLLENLSDLQELIATHEGSQVPRLKTLENYYLGKNEKVLNRTRKEEHLSNHKAAHAFARDTSQFIQGYMVGVPIKVEAPEESAGELITEINRDNDADAHNSELTLDLSIYGRAYELLFRSKQDVTRFVLVDPKHTFVIYDETVEQNPIAGVYYFRDDNGNLKINLHTENNVIEIEEVNGKLEITDQKPHGFEGITIIEYANNRFRQGDFEPVLTLIDLYDSAQSDTANYMTDLNDAMLKITGNLDIDVDRAKSMRDANILFLKTENGVEGGSSNADADYIYKKYDVAGVEKYKDRIQNDIHKYTNTPNLNDESFAGVQSGEAMKYKLFGLEQVRATKERFFKRSMRQRYRLISNISKTLRDGDFDANDLTITFTPNLPKSIKDEVDIFNALGGQLSDETMLSLLSFVDSPQEELERIEKESPQQNASAYGNFGAEQFSNAEQSQEVIENE encoded by the coding sequence ATGAACGGATTTGAAACAGACACAAACAGAACAACAACTACAACAAGGTTTCCTGATAATGCAAACAAACACTTAACATATGAAAATCTTGAAAAGCTGTTAGAAAACCTTAGTGACTTGCAAGAATTAATAGCAACGCACGAGGGTTCACAAGTGCCTAGATTAAAGACGTTAGAAAACTATTACCTTGGCAAAAACGAAAAAGTGCTTAATCGTACTAGAAAAGAAGAACATTTATCTAATCACAAGGCAGCACATGCTTTTGCTAGAGATACAAGTCAATTTATACAAGGATATATGGTTGGTGTGCCTATCAAGGTGGAAGCTCCAGAAGAAAGCGCAGGGGAATTAATCACTGAAATAAATCGTGATAATGATGCGGATGCGCATAATAGCGAATTAACGTTAGATTTATCTATTTACGGTAGAGCGTATGAGTTGCTGTTTAGGAGCAAACAAGACGTTACTAGATTTGTTTTAGTTGATCCTAAGCATACATTTGTGATTTACGACGAAACGGTCGAACAAAACCCAATTGCTGGCGTTTATTATTTTCGTGATGACAACGGTAATTTAAAGATCAATTTGCACACGGAAAATAACGTTATAGAGATAGAAGAAGTTAACGGAAAGTTAGAGATAACTGACCAAAAGCCGCATGGTTTTGAAGGAATAACTATTATTGAGTATGCAAATAACCGTTTCAGACAAGGGGATTTTGAACCAGTCTTAACACTAATAGATTTGTATGATTCAGCACAATCTGACACAGCTAACTATATGACTGATTTAAATGATGCTATGTTAAAAATAACAGGTAATCTAGATATAGACGTAGATAGAGCCAAGTCAATGCGTGACGCTAATATACTTTTTCTAAAAACCGAAAACGGGGTAGAGGGCGGTTCGAGCAACGCAGATGCGGACTATATCTATAAAAAATACGATGTAGCAGGCGTTGAAAAATATAAAGACCGCATACAAAACGATATACACAAATACACAAACACACCTAATCTAAACGACGAGAGCTTCGCAGGCGTCCAATCTGGCGAAGCGATGAAATATAAGTTATTTGGATTAGAGCAAGTGAGAGCAACAAAAGAGCGCTTTTTTAAACGCTCTATGCGCCAAAGGTATAGGTTGATTAGCAATATATCTAAAACGTTGCGTGATGGTGATTTTGACGCAAACGACTTAACAATAACGTTTACACCTAACTTACCTAAGTCTATTAAAGATGAGGTGGATATTTTCAATGCTTTAGGTGGTCAGTTATCTGACGAAACAATGTTGAGTTTGTTGTCATTTGTGGACAGCCCGCAAGAAGAATTAGAAAGAATAGAAAAGGAATCACCACAACAGAACGCGTCCGCTTATGGAAATTTCGGCGCTGAACAATTCAGCAACGCCGAACAGTCACAAGAAGTGATAGAAAATGAATAA
- a CDS encoding minor capsid protein, with amino-acid sequence MNNYWRKREEKHIRENQMNDARIAKRLAEKHEEAMQEIQKEIEAFYGRYADREGISMDIARKRVNKLDIDEYAKKAKRYVKEKNFTPKANEEMRLYNVTMKINRLQLLKAYVRLELIGMTSQNQRIIEEEMIKNVLKEYERQAGILGKSLMYNEKKAKVIVNESFLSSTWSERLWGDQEALREELDILLNKGVRQGKHPTVLAKDLRKRFDVSRFNAERLLVTELARVDTSVQKDSFKQGGYDQYEYVAKIDDRTTKKCRGLDGKIFNVKDMQPGENAPPMHPFCRSSIAAYVSREEFEADLVRRGL; translated from the coding sequence ATGAATAATTACTGGCGTAAAAGAGAAGAAAAACACATACGAGAAAATCAAATGAATGACGCTCGTATAGCAAAGCGATTAGCCGAAAAACACGAAGAAGCTATGCAGGAAATACAAAAGGAAATAGAAGCTTTTTACGGTCGTTATGCAGATCGTGAAGGTATAAGTATGGATATAGCTAGAAAACGTGTTAACAAGCTTGATATTGACGAATACGCAAAGAAAGCTAAAAGGTATGTGAAAGAAAAGAACTTTACTCCAAAAGCTAACGAAGAAATGCGTTTGTATAACGTCACCATGAAAATTAATCGTCTGCAATTACTGAAAGCTTATGTAAGACTTGAATTAATTGGAATGACTAGTCAAAACCAACGAATCATAGAAGAAGAAATGATAAAGAACGTTCTAAAAGAGTATGAAAGACAAGCTGGCATATTAGGCAAATCGCTCATGTACAATGAAAAGAAAGCGAAGGTAATAGTCAATGAATCTTTTTTGAGCTCTACATGGTCTGAAAGGTTGTGGGGAGATCAAGAAGCGCTAAGGGAAGAATTAGACATACTACTCAATAAAGGCGTTAGACAAGGGAAACACCCTACTGTTTTAGCGAAAGATTTAAGAAAAAGGTTTGATGTAAGCCGATTTAACGCCGAAAGATTATTGGTCACTGAATTAGCTAGAGTTGATACATCTGTACAGAAAGACAGCTTTAAACAAGGCGGATACGATCAATACGAATATGTAGCTAAAATAGACGACCGCACCACTAAAAAGTGCAGGGGATTAGACGGTAAAATATTTAACGTAAAGGATATGCAACCGGGGGAAAACGCACCTCCCATGCATCCGTTTTGCAGATCGTCTATTGCTGCATATGTATCGAGGGAAGAATTTGAAGCTGATTTAGTAAGAAGGGGTCTATGA
- a CDS encoding DUF6275 family protein, translated as MDSQKFIDICKELVVNYTNEHLDKSDNKQITTQDVFVVWNCKTLQNNKALLSTVLFDGMYYELTHNGDKQEIYFDAYKKWENKCIEV; from the coding sequence ATGGACAGCCAAAAATTTATTGATATATGCAAAGAATTAGTAGTTAACTACACCAATGAACATTTAGATAAAAGTGACAACAAACAGATCACCACTCAAGATGTTTTTGTAGTGTGGAATTGCAAAACCTTACAGAACAACAAAGCATTGTTAAGTACTGTTTTATTTGACGGTATGTATTACGAATTGACCCATAACGGAGATAAGCAAGAAATATATTTTGATGCTTACAAGAAATGGGAGAATAAATGCATTGAAGTTTAG